Proteins from one Triticum aestivum cultivar Chinese Spring chromosome 7A, IWGSC CS RefSeq v2.1, whole genome shotgun sequence genomic window:
- the LOC123153600 gene encoding receptor kinase-like protein Xa21, with translation MRLIWSTLVLLLIVLVSADDEAALLAFKAQLGHGGSLASWNTSGGFCRWEGVACNHRRPARVVALILNKRGLTGALSPAIGNLTFLRTLNLRDNSLHGRIPTSLGRLRHLKRLILDDNSFSGTFPPNLSSCASITEMRLSSNKLSGLIPAELGYKLTFLSVMSLRKNKFTGPIPASLANLSYLQTLDLSFNQLTGSIPSGLGSIHSIQHFDFHENLLTGMFPPSLYNLSMLKVFDVGFNMLYGSIPNDIGSKFPKLTGLHLPSNHFTGAIPPSISNISSLVYLDLVTNSFSQYVPPTLGMLGALEFLNLADNRLEANDTMGWEFITSLANCSRLEILELSVNPFGGQLPGSIVNLSTTLHALDLIENMITGVFPTDIGNLVGLTRLVIVDTFISGVIPESIGKLENLIDLGLYNNRLSGLIPSSMGNLSQLNRLLADNGNLEGPIPASLGELKNLFELDLSKNYHLNGSIPREIFKLSALSSLLDLSYNSLSGPLPNEVGSLKNLNHLILSGNQLSGKIPNSIQNCLVLELLSLDNNLFQGSIPLSLKNMKGLSVLNLTMNILSGNIPDALGNIGNLQELYLAHNNFSGSIPLVLENLTSLSKLDVSFNNLQGEVPNEGVFRNITYLAVAGNINLCGGTPQLHLPPCSTRPSSMKKRKMRKSLVISLAAAGAILLSLSVILLVWILCKKLKQSEKTVAHNSVVDDHYKRIPYHALWRGTNEFSELNLLGRGSYGVVYKCVLDNEHRTLAVKVFNLGQSTYSKSFEAECEAMRRIRHRCLIKAITSCSSVNHQGQEFKALVFEFMPNGNLDIWLHPRCQEPILDNTLSLAQRLDIVVDIVDAVEYLHNYCQPPVIHCDLKPSNILLAEDMSARVGDFGISRILQENTSAEMQTSYGSTGIRGSIGYVAPEYGEGYAVSTAGDIYSLGILMLEMFTGRSPTEDIFKDLLDLHRFVEDALPDRTPEIADPTMWLHNGQHDNNASIRIQELLVSVLRLGITCSKQHPRDRALTRDAAAEMHTIRDVYLKFIAEHGEERESSTREIQNNFE, from the exons ATGAGATTAATATGGTCTACTCTTGTCCTCCTGCTGATCGTCCTTGTGAGCGCCGACGATGAGGCCGCTTTGCTTGCTTTCAAAGCACAGCTCGGCCATGGCGGCTCACTGGCCTCCTGGAACACCAGCGGTGGCTTCTGCCGCTGGGAAGGTGTGGCGTGCAACCACCGAAGGCCAGCAAGGGTGGTGGCGCTGATACTGAACAAGAGAGGGCTCACTGGAGCACTCTCCCCGGCCATCGGGAACCTCACCTTCCTACGAACACTCAATCTGAGGGACAACTCACTCCACGGGAGGATCCCAACGAGCCTCGGCCGCCTCCGCCACCTAAAGAGGCTCATCTTGGATGATAACTCCTTCTCCGGCACTTTCCCGCCAAACCTGAGTTCCTGCGCCAGCATCACCGAAATGAGACTGAGCAGCAACAAGCTTAGTGGGCTCATCCCGGCTGAGCTCGGCTATAAGCTGACTTTCCTGTCTGTGATGTCACTAAGAAAAAACAAGTTCACAGGGCCCATCCCGGCGTCCCTGGCCAACCTGTCCTATCTACAAACCCTTGATCTCTCCTTTAACCAGCTCACTGGCTCGATCCCATCGGGGCTTGGAAGCATCCATAGCATACAACATTTCGATTTCCATGAAAACCTCCTCACCGGTATGTTTCCACCTTCTCTCTACAACTTATCAATGCTAAAAGTATTTGATGTCGGGTTTAATATGTTGTATGGAAGCATTCCAAATGATATCGGAAGCAAGTTCCCCAAGTTGACAGGCCTTCACTTACCTAGTAATCACTTCACGGGAGCCATCCCTCCCTCAATATCCAACATATCTTCCCTCGTCTATCTTGATCTCGTGACAAATAGCTTTTCTCAGTACGTGCCTCCCACATTGGGGATGCTGGGAGCTCTCGAGTTTCTGAACTTGGCTGACAATAGGCTGGAAGCGAATGACACCATGGGGTGGGAATTCATCACCTCTTTGGCAAACTGTAGCCGACTAGAGATATTGGAACTTAGTGTCAATCCTTTTGGAGGGCAACTACCAGGTTCAATTGTCAACCTCTCAACAACTCTCCATGCCTTAGACCTAATTGAAAATATGATCACTGGGGTTTTTCCTACGGACATAGGAAATCTAGTTGGTCTGACAAGGCTTGTGATAGTAGATACTTTCATATCCGGAGTGATTCCAGAAAGTATTGGTAAGCTAGAGAACTTGATCGATCTAGGCTTGTACAATAATAGATTGTCTGGCCTCATACCTTCGTCTATGGGGAACCTCTCACAGTTGAACAGGCTTCTTGCAGACAATGGCAACTTGGAGGGGCCAATTCCGGCAAGCCTGGGGGAGTTGAAAAACCTTTTTGAACTTGACCTATCAAAGAATTACCATCTTAATGGTTCAATACCAAGAGAAATTTTCAAATTATCCGCCCTTTCTTCCCTTTTGGATTTATCGTACAATTCCCTTTCCGGACCACTTCCTAATGAAGTTGGCAGTTTAAAAAATCTTAACCACCTCATTCTATCAGGAAACCAATTGTCTGGCAAGATACCCAATAGTATTCAAAATTGCTTAGTGTTGGAATTGCTATCATTAGACAACAATTTGTTCCAAGGAAGCATACCTTTGTCACTGAAAAATATGAAGGGGCTTAGTGTATTGAACCTGACCATGAATATCCTCTCGGGTAATATTCCTGATGCCCTTGGAAATATTGGAAACCTGCAGGAGTTGTACCTAGCACACAACAACTTCTCCGGGTCAATCCCATTGGTTCTAGAGAATTTGACATCATTGTCAAAACTGGATGTATCTTTCAATAATTTGCAAGGTGAGGTACCAAACGAAGGTGTTTTTAGAAACATCACTTACTTAGCGGTTGCTGGGAACATCAATTTGTGTGGTGGTACACCTCAACTTCACTTGCCTCCATGCTCAACAAGACCCTCAAGCATGAAAAAAAGAAAGATGCGAAAGTCTCTTGTAATTTCTCTAGCGGCAGCTGGAGCAATCTTGTTGTCACTTTCAGTTATTCTCCTTGTTTGGATACTTTGCAAGAAGCTCAAACAAAGCGAGAAGACAGTAGCACACAATTCAGTTGTTGATGACCATTACAAGAGAATCCCCTATCATGCATTATGGAGAGGAACCAATGAATTTTCAGAACTCAACCTACTCGGGAGAGGAAGTTATGGTGTGGTTTATAAGTGTGTTTTGGACAATGAACACAGAACATTGGCTGTCAAGGTGTTTAATCTTGGTCAATCCACGTATTCAAAGAGTTTTGAGGCGGAATGTGAGGCCATGAGAAGGATACGACACCGTTGTCTCATTAAGGCCATTACTTCTTGTTCGAGCGTCAACCACCAAGGTCAAGAGTTCAAGGCATTGGTTTTTGAGTTCATGCCCAATGGTAACTTGGATATTTGGCTTCATCCAAGATGCCAAGAGCCCATTTTAGACAACACACTCAGCCTTGCCCAGAGGCTTGATATTGTTGTTGATATTGTGGACGCAGTGGAATATCTGCACAACTACTGTCAGCCACCGGTGATCCACTGCGATCTTAAGCCAAGCAACATTCTTCTTGCTGAAGACATGAGTGCACGAGTTGGAGACTTTGGCATATCAAGGATCCTTCAAGAAAATACAAGTGCGGAGATGCAAACTTCATATGGGTCAACTGGAATTAGAGGTTCCATAGGCTATGTTGCTCCAG AGTACGGAGAAGGCTATGCGGTCTCTACAGCTGGTGATATTTATAGCCTTGGCATATTGATGCTTGAGATGTTTACTGGAAGGAGTCCAACAGAAGACATATTCAAAGATTTATTGGATCTGCATAGGTTTGTCGAGGATGCTCTTCCAGATAGAACACCGGAGATAGCAGACCCAACAATGTGGCTGCACAATGGACAACATGATAACAATGCAAGTATTAGAATCCAGGAGTTGTTGGTTTCAGTCTTGAGGCTTGGCATAACCTGCTCAAAGCAGCATCCTCGAGACCGAGCACTGACAAGAGATGCAGCAGCAGAGATGCACACAATAAGAGATGTGTACCTCAAGTTCATAGCGGAGCATGGAGAAGAACGAGAATCCTCGACGAGAGAAATCCAGAACAACTTTGAATAA